A genomic segment from Halomonas sp. GD1P12 encodes:
- the yegS gene encoding lipid kinase YegS, translating into MTDSQKRYLLIVNGKSSGDPMLREAVLAERKAGKEITVRATWEGGDAAEFAEKAVDDGMTHVIAAGGDGTVNEVVNGLMRVAHDRRPALGIVPMGSANDFATSVGLPLEPGPALSAALSFEGAPIDVVRMTAGQGSEADVSYYINMTTGGFGAEITSTTPKMLKRMLGGGAYSLMGALKAWRHQSYRGTLHWQEHEQSESLLLLALGNGRQSGGGQVLAPRARLDDGRLDVLLVKDFSSVWELPTLIGELQNFPAEGRYVRYFTATKLTVTTKADDAPWPLTLDGEARHHERFSVEVVPLALSVLLPEGCTLLSANDHP; encoded by the coding sequence GTGACAGACTCGCAAAAGCGTTACTTACTGATCGTGAACGGTAAATCCTCGGGTGATCCGATGCTTCGCGAGGCGGTCCTGGCCGAGCGGAAGGCGGGAAAAGAGATCACGGTGCGCGCGACCTGGGAAGGCGGTGACGCCGCCGAGTTCGCCGAAAAAGCCGTCGATGACGGTATGACTCACGTGATCGCCGCCGGCGGCGACGGTACGGTCAACGAGGTGGTCAACGGGCTGATGCGCGTGGCTCACGACCGTCGCCCGGCGCTGGGCATCGTGCCGATGGGCAGCGCCAACGACTTCGCCACCTCCGTCGGGCTGCCGTTGGAACCGGGGCCGGCGCTGTCGGCGGCGCTCTCTTTTGAGGGGGCACCGATCGACGTGGTGCGCATGACCGCCGGGCAGGGCAGCGAGGCGGACGTTAGCTACTATATCAACATGACCACCGGCGGCTTCGGCGCCGAAATCACCTCCACCACGCCCAAGATGCTCAAGCGCATGCTGGGAGGCGGGGCCTACTCGCTGATGGGGGCGCTCAAAGCCTGGCGCCACCAGAGCTATCGCGGCACGCTGCACTGGCAGGAGCACGAGCAGAGCGAGTCGCTTTTGCTGTTGGCGCTGGGTAACGGCCGCCAGTCCGGCGGTGGCCAGGTGTTGGCCCCGCGTGCCAGACTTGATGACGGCCGCCTCGACGTGCTGCTGGTCAAGGATTTTTCATCGGTATGGGAGCTGCCCACGCTGATCGGCGAGCTGCAGAATTTTCCCGCCGAGGGGCGCTACGTACGCTACTTTACCGCGACGAAGCTCACGGTCACGACCAAAGCCGACGATGCGCCCTGGCCCTTGACCCTGGATGGCGAGGCCCGTCATCACGAACGCTTTAGTGTCGAGGTCGTGCCGCTGGCGCTCAGCGTTTTGTTACCCGAGGGCTGCACGCTGCTGTCCGCCAATGATCATCCCTGA
- the pepN gene encoding aminopeptidase N yields the protein MSDPQPVYLSDYQPPDYSVTHTELTFDLDPAATRVKARLFIERSATAADSAPLVLDGEHLKLMSLSLDDRVLAPDDYALTDETLTIAQVPARFCLQSEVEIDPQSNTALEGLYQSSGMYCTQCEAQGFRRITFYPDRPDVMATFKVTVIGDETREPVLLANGNPVEKGTCEGGRHFAVWEDPHPKPSYLFALVAGDLHKVSDSFTTLSGREVALEIWVEEENLNKTEHAMASLKRAMAWDEQAYGREYDLDLFMIVAVNDFNMGAMENKGLNIFNSAAVLTHPDTATDATFQTVESIVAHEYFHNWSGNRVTCRDWFQLSLKEGFTVFRDQCFSADTNSAPVKRIQDVSFFRTAQFAEDAGPTAHPVRPDHYIEITNFYTLTIYEKGAEVVRMLCNLIGEETFRQGADLYFERFDGQAATIEDFVGCMAEVSGQDLSQFMRWYGQAGTPEIDAFGEYDYVHGEYHLTLRQRTPATPGQTDKQPLHIPVLMGLVGTKSGQDLTLTLNGESLGKQGVVHLTENEQTFVFEHVAEAPVPSLLRNFSAPVTLHYPYSREDLAFLLTHDSDGFNRWDAGQRLSMLALDDLIAAHRNGVEKVMDTRVVEAFRALLTEEQNDKAVLAEMLTLPTEAYIAEQQRIVDVDAIHNAREFMRQSLALALRDEFIATYEANTQDEPYAPTPEQIATRSLKNVALAYLMSIEDEKGVALCQAQFEAGLNMTDVRQALTLLVHSDRDDLATPALKAFGEQWAHDSLVMDQWFTVQVTRPQSDVLERVRYLMDHPAFSIKNPNKVRALIGAFTQNRINFHRLDGQGYRLLADVVIELNRLNPEIAARLITPLTRWQRFDEPRKVLMRDELKRISREPLSSNVFEVVEKALA from the coding sequence ATGTCCGATCCGCAGCCGGTTTATCTAAGCGACTACCAGCCGCCCGATTACAGCGTGACCCACACCGAGCTGACGTTCGATCTTGACCCTGCTGCTACCCGTGTCAAAGCCCGCCTTTTTATCGAGCGAAGCGCCACCGCCGCTGACAGCGCGCCGCTGGTGCTCGACGGTGAACACCTTAAACTGATGTCACTGTCGCTCGACGACCGCGTCCTTGCGCCTGACGACTACGCGCTGACTGACGAAACACTCACAATCGCTCAGGTGCCGGCGCGGTTTTGTCTTCAAAGCGAGGTCGAGATCGACCCGCAAAGCAATACCGCACTCGAAGGGCTCTACCAGTCCAGCGGCATGTACTGCACCCAGTGTGAAGCCCAGGGCTTTCGCCGAATTACCTTTTACCCGGACCGCCCGGACGTCATGGCCACGTTCAAGGTCACCGTCATCGGCGATGAAACCCGCGAGCCGGTACTGCTTGCCAACGGCAACCCGGTCGAGAAGGGCACTTGTGAAGGCGGGCGCCACTTCGCGGTGTGGGAAGATCCGCACCCCAAGCCAAGCTATCTGTTCGCGCTGGTCGCCGGCGACCTGCACAAGGTGAGCGACAGCTTCACCACCCTGAGCGGCCGTGAAGTGGCCCTCGAGATCTGGGTGGAAGAGGAGAACCTGAACAAGACCGAGCACGCGATGGCCTCCCTGAAGCGCGCCATGGCCTGGGACGAGCAGGCCTACGGGCGCGAGTACGACCTGGATCTGTTCATGATCGTGGCGGTGAACGATTTCAACATGGGCGCGATGGAGAACAAGGGGCTCAATATCTTCAACTCGGCGGCGGTGCTGACCCACCCGGACACCGCCACCGACGCAACCTTTCAAACCGTCGAAAGCATCGTCGCCCACGAGTATTTTCACAACTGGTCCGGCAACCGGGTCACCTGCCGCGACTGGTTTCAGCTCTCGCTCAAGGAGGGTTTCACCGTCTTTCGCGATCAGTGCTTCTCCGCGGACACCAACTCCGCGCCGGTCAAGCGCATTCAGGACGTGTCGTTTTTCCGCACCGCCCAGTTCGCCGAAGACGCCGGCCCCACCGCCCACCCGGTGCGCCCGGACCACTATATCGAGATCACCAACTTCTACACCCTGACGATCTACGAGAAGGGCGCGGAAGTAGTGCGCATGCTGTGTAACCTGATCGGTGAAGAGACGTTTCGCCAGGGCGCGGACCTCTACTTCGAGCGCTTTGACGGCCAGGCCGCCACCATCGAGGATTTCGTCGGCTGCATGGCCGAGGTCTCCGGCCAGGATCTTTCGCAGTTCATGCGCTGGTACGGCCAGGCGGGCACGCCGGAAATCGATGCCTTCGGCGAGTACGACTACGTTCACGGCGAGTACCACCTCACGCTTCGCCAGCGCACGCCGGCAACGCCTGGCCAGACCGACAAACAGCCGCTGCACATTCCGGTGCTGATGGGCCTGGTCGGCACCAAGTCCGGCCAGGATCTGACGCTGACTCTGAACGGTGAGTCGCTTGGCAAGCAGGGCGTGGTGCACTTGACCGAAAACGAGCAGACGTTCGTCTTCGAACACGTGGCCGAGGCGCCGGTGCCGTCGCTTTTACGCAACTTCTCCGCGCCGGTGACGCTGCACTACCCCTACTCCCGCGAGGATCTGGCATTTTTGCTGACCCACGACAGCGACGGCTTCAACCGTTGGGACGCCGGCCAGCGCCTGTCGATGCTGGCGCTGGACGACTTGATCGCCGCGCATCGAAACGGTGTCGAGAAGGTCATGGATACGCGGGTGGTCGAGGCGTTTCGCGCGCTGTTGACCGAGGAGCAAAACGACAAGGCGGTGCTGGCCGAGATGCTCACACTGCCTACCGAAGCCTATATCGCCGAGCAGCAGCGCATCGTCGATGTCGACGCCATCCATAACGCCCGCGAATTCATGCGCCAGTCGCTGGCGCTGGCGCTTCGCGACGAGTTCATCGCCACGTATGAAGCGAACACCCAGGACGAACCCTACGCGCCGACGCCGGAGCAGATCGCCACGCGCAGTCTGAAGAACGTCGCGCTTGCCTACCTGATGTCGATCGAGGACGAGAAGGGCGTCGCGCTCTGCCAGGCGCAGTTCGAGGCGGGGCTCAATATGACCGATGTGCGCCAGGCCCTGACGCTTTTGGTACACAGCGACCGCGACGATCTGGCGACCCCGGCACTCAAGGCGTTCGGCGAGCAGTGGGCGCACGATTCGCTGGTGATGGATCAGTGGTTCACGGTGCAAGTGACGCGCCCGCAGTCCGATGTGCTCGAGCGCGTGCGTTATTTGATGGACCACCCGGCGTTTTCGATCAAAAATCCCAACAAGGTGCGCGCGCTGATCGGCGCGTTTACCCAGAACCGGATCAACTTCCACCGTCTCGACGGCCAGGGGTACCGGCTTTTGGCCGACGTAGTCATCGAGCTCAACCGCCTGAATCCGGAAATCGCCGCGCGTTTGATCACGCCGCTGACGCGCTGGCAGCGTTTCGATGAGCCACGCAAGGTGCTGATGCGCGACGAGCTCAAACGAATCAGCAGGGAGCCGCTCTCCTCCAACGTGTTCGAAGTGGTGGAGAAGGCACTGGCCTGA
- a CDS encoding YajQ family cyclic di-GMP-binding protein yields MPSFDIVSEFDRHEAANAVDQANREVGSRFDFKGVDASFALEGDNVALEAEVDFQLKQMLDVLRARLIARGIDARCMEEKDPVLSGVKARQEVALKQGLDAAQTKDIVKRIKASKLKVQAQIQGEKVRVTGKKRDDLQAVMALLRGEEGPDLPLQFDNFRD; encoded by the coding sequence ATGCCCTCATTTGATATCGTCTCCGAATTCGATCGCCACGAAGCGGCCAACGCGGTGGATCAGGCCAACCGCGAAGTGGGCTCGCGCTTCGACTTCAAGGGGGTCGACGCAAGCTTTGCCCTGGAAGGGGACAACGTGGCGCTGGAGGCCGAAGTGGATTTCCAGCTCAAGCAGATGCTCGACGTACTGCGCGCCCGCCTGATCGCTCGCGGCATCGATGCCCGCTGCATGGAAGAGAAAGACCCGGTGCTCTCCGGCGTCAAGGCGCGTCAGGAAGTGGCGCTCAAGCAGGGCCTGGACGCGGCGCAAACCAAGGATATCGTCAAGCGCATCAAGGCCAGTAAGCTCAAGGTGCAGGCGCAGATCCAGGGCGAAAAAGTGCGCGTCACCGGTAAAAAGCGCGACGACCTGCAGGCCGTCATGGCGCTGTTGCGTGGCGAAGAGGGCCCGGACCTGCCGCTTCAGTTCGACAACTTCCGCGACTAG
- the cobO gene encoding cob(I)yrinic acid a,c-diamide adenosyltransferase, whose amino-acid sequence MSDRESRHKASMEKLKARVDEKVASADEERGLILVNTGNGKGKTTAAWGTVTRALGYGYKVGVVQFIKGLWECGERNRLEDDPNLRVAIMATGFTWETQNRDTDTQACLEVWEEAEKMLADPETYLVVLDEITYMLKFGYLEIGRVKKALENRPREQTVIITGRNAHRELVAMADTVTEMQETRHAFNNGLKARRGIDF is encoded by the coding sequence ATGAGCGATCGCGAAAGCCGCCACAAGGCGTCGATGGAGAAACTCAAGGCCCGCGTGGATGAGAAAGTGGCCAGCGCCGATGAGGAGCGGGGGTTGATTCTGGTCAACACCGGTAACGGCAAGGGCAAGACCACCGCCGCCTGGGGCACGGTGACCCGGGCGCTGGGCTACGGCTACAAGGTGGGTGTGGTGCAGTTCATCAAGGGGCTCTGGGAGTGCGGCGAGCGCAACCGGCTGGAGGACGACCCGAACCTCCGTGTCGCCATCATGGCGACCGGCTTCACCTGGGAAACCCAGAACCGCGACACCGACACGCAGGCATGCCTTGAAGTGTGGGAAGAGGCCGAGAAAATGCTGGCCGACCCCGAGACCTACCTCGTCGTGCTCGACGAGATCACCTACATGCTTAAATTCGGCTATCTGGAGATCGGGCGGGTCAAGAAGGCGCTCGAAAATCGCCCCCGTGAGCAGACCGTGATCATCACCGGGCGCAACGCCCACCGGGAGCTGGTGGCCATGGCGGATACCGTCACCGAGATGCAGGAAACCCGCCACGCCTTCAACAACGGCCTGAAAGCGCGCCGCGGCATCGATTTTTGA
- a CDS encoding adenylosuccinate synthase: MGKNVVVLGTQWGDEGKGKIVDLLTESAAAVVRFQGGHNAGHTLVIDGEKTVLHLIPSGVLRPGKTCIIGNGVVLSPEALIKEIRELEDKGVPVRERLRLSPACPLILPYHVRLDQAREKARGVAKIGTTGRGIGPAYEDKVARRGLRLGDMLHRERFASKLGEVLDYHNFVLVNYHGEAPVDFQEVLDSAMQMADELRPMVGDTVSQVHDLRKAGENILFEGAQGSLLDIDHGTYPYVTSSNTTAGGTATGSGVGPLYLDYVLGITKAYTTRVGSGPFPTELFDDHGRHLAERGHEFGATTGRARRCGWFDAVALRHAVQINSVSGICLTKLDVLDGLENIRVCVGYRSKDGDVLENPVDSEGYEAVEPVYFDLPGWKESTLGAKKVEDLPANARAYISYLEEQVGTSIDIISTGPDRNETIVLRNPFDEQ; the protein is encoded by the coding sequence ATGGGTAAGAATGTCGTAGTCCTGGGCACCCAGTGGGGTGACGAAGGCAAGGGTAAGATCGTGGACCTGCTGACCGAGTCGGCAGCGGCGGTCGTGCGCTTTCAGGGCGGCCACAACGCCGGCCATACGCTGGTCATCGACGGTGAAAAAACCGTCCTGCACCTGATTCCCTCCGGCGTGCTGCGCCCGGGCAAGACCTGCATCATCGGTAACGGCGTGGTGCTATCGCCGGAAGCGCTGATCAAGGAGATCCGCGAGCTCGAGGACAAGGGCGTGCCGGTGCGCGAGCGCCTGCGCCTGTCACCGGCATGCCCCTTGATCCTGCCCTACCACGTGCGCCTGGATCAGGCCCGCGAAAAGGCTCGGGGCGTGGCCAAGATCGGCACCACCGGCCGCGGCATCGGCCCGGCGTATGAGGACAAGGTGGCGCGTCGCGGCCTGCGTCTGGGCGACATGCTCCACCGCGAGCGTTTCGCCTCGAAACTCGGCGAAGTGCTCGATTACCACAACTTCGTGCTGGTGAACTACCACGGTGAAGCGCCGGTCGATTTCCAGGAAGTGCTCGACAGCGCCATGCAGATGGCCGACGAGCTGCGCCCGATGGTCGGCGACACCGTGAGCCAGGTCCACGATCTGCGCAAGGCCGGTGAGAACATCCTGTTCGAAGGCGCCCAGGGCTCGCTTCTGGACATCGACCACGGCACCTACCCGTACGTGACCAGCTCCAACACCACCGCCGGCGGCACCGCTACCGGCTCCGGCGTGGGGCCCTTGTATCTCGACTACGTGCTGGGCATCACCAAGGCTTACACCACCCGCGTTGGCTCCGGCCCGTTCCCGACCGAGCTTTTTGACGATCACGGCCGGCATCTTGCCGAGCGCGGCCACGAGTTCGGCGCCACCACCGGCCGGGCGCGCCGCTGCGGCTGGTTCGACGCCGTCGCGCTTCGCCACGCGGTGCAGATCAACTCCGTCTCCGGCATCTGCCTGACCAAGCTCGACGTGCTCGACGGGCTCGAGAACATCCGCGTCTGCGTGGGCTATCGCAGCAAGGATGGCGACGTGCTGGAAAATCCGGTCGATTCCGAAGGCTACGAAGCCGTCGAGCCGGTCTACTTCGATCTGCCGGGCTGGAAGGAGTCGACCCTCGGCGCCAAGAAGGTCGAGGATCTCCCGGCCAACGCTCGCGCTTATATCAGCTACCTGGAAGAGCAGGTGGGCACCAGCATCGACATCATCTCGACAGGCCCGGACCGTAACGAGACCATCGTGCTGCGTAATCCGTTCGATGAGCAGTAA
- a CDS encoding ATP phosphoribosyltransferase regulatory subunit: protein MTIADRWLLPDGMDEVLPPQASRMEELRRTLLDLYYVWGYDQVMPPPVEFLDSLLTGTGTELDLQTFKLTDQLTGRMMGASADVTPQVARMDAHSLKRQGPVRLCYCTNVLRAKADQHQGGRSPVQVGVELFGHAGLEADSEIIRLALASLSAAGASEIHLALGHIGIFRALVEAAALDRDQESAIFDALALKSPGELSRQVSAHVKDPVLSDMFLALGELHGDATILTDARERFAGAPASVAAALDQLEALNRTVLAHFDVALYFDLAELRGYQYHTGMMFAAYVPGYGHALAKGGRYDDTGRAFGRARPATGFSMDLKQLATLASAAKEPGLIWAPSTDDEALQATIESLRQQGERVIQALPGQRSEPAEHDCDRRLEFIDGRWQTTALTQETSA from the coding sequence ATGACCATCGCTGACCGCTGGCTGCTGCCCGACGGCATGGATGAGGTGCTACCGCCTCAGGCAAGCCGTATGGAAGAGCTGCGCCGTACGCTGCTGGATCTCTATTACGTCTGGGGCTACGACCAGGTGATGCCGCCGCCCGTCGAGTTTCTGGACTCGCTGCTGACCGGCACCGGCACCGAGCTCGATCTGCAAACCTTCAAACTGACCGACCAGCTGACCGGGCGCATGATGGGCGCCTCCGCCGACGTGACCCCGCAGGTCGCGCGCATGGACGCCCACTCACTCAAGCGTCAGGGGCCGGTGCGCCTTTGCTACTGCACCAACGTGCTACGCGCCAAGGCCGACCAGCATCAGGGCGGGCGCAGCCCGGTTCAGGTCGGCGTCGAGCTCTTCGGCCACGCCGGGCTCGAGGCGGATAGCGAGATCATCCGGCTGGCGCTGGCGAGTCTTTCCGCCGCCGGGGCGAGTGAGATCCACCTGGCACTGGGCCATATCGGCATCTTTCGCGCGCTGGTCGAGGCTGCTGCCCTCGACCGCGACCAGGAGAGCGCAATCTTCGACGCTCTGGCGCTCAAGTCCCCGGGCGAGCTTTCGCGTCAGGTGAGTGCTCATGTCAAGGACCCGGTGCTTTCCGACATGTTTTTGGCGCTGGGCGAGCTTCACGGCGACGCCACGATCCTGACCGATGCCCGCGAGCGCTTTGCCGGTGCCCCGGCGTCGGTCGCCGCCGCGCTCGATCAGCTCGAAGCGCTCAACCGGACGGTGCTTGCCCACTTCGATGTGGCGCTCTATTTCGATCTGGCGGAACTCAGGGGCTACCAGTACCATACCGGCATGATGTTTGCCGCCTACGTGCCCGGCTACGGCCACGCTCTGGCCAAGGGCGGGCGCTACGATGATACCGGCCGCGCCTTCGGCCGGGCCCGCCCGGCGACCGGCTTTTCGATGGATTTAAAGCAGCTGGCAACGCTTGCCTCGGCCGCGAAGGAGCCGGGGTTGATCTGGGCGCCGTCAACGGACGACGAGGCGCTACAAGCGACGATCGAGTCGCTTCGCCAGCAGGGCGAGCGGGTGATTCAAGCGCTGCCCGGGCAGCGCAGTGAACCGGCGGAGCACGATTGTGATCGCCGCCTCGAGTTTATCGACGGTCGTTGGCAGACAACGGCCCTGACACAAGAGACGAGTGCATAA
- the hflC gene encoding protease modulator HflC, protein MINNRSLLIVGGLAAIAWLASNTLYVVDETERAVKLRFGEVVEENIQPGLHAKMPIAQTIRKFDTRLLTLDTDTSRYLTLEQKAVIVDSYVKWQVVNPTRYYEATAGDEMMAIRLIQPRVDESLRNEFGRLNLQEIIAERRDDLMIGPTEELDNLMREELGVAIRDIRIKRIDLPDDVSAAVFQRMRSEREREAREWRAQGQEEAERIRANADRRRQVLLAQANERAETLRGEGDAEAAAIFSQAYGQDQEFFSFWRSLDAYRTSFADDGNMLVLEPDSDFFRYLRSPDQDNGASQNAGAGDE, encoded by the coding sequence ATGATTAACAACCGATCCCTGCTGATCGTCGGTGGCCTGGCCGCCATCGCCTGGCTTGCCAGTAATACCCTCTACGTAGTGGACGAGACCGAGCGCGCGGTGAAGCTGCGCTTTGGTGAGGTCGTCGAGGAGAACATTCAGCCTGGCCTGCACGCGAAAATGCCGATCGCCCAGACGATCCGCAAGTTCGATACCCGGCTTTTGACGCTGGACACCGATACCAGCCGCTACCTGACTCTCGAGCAGAAGGCGGTCATCGTCGACTCCTACGTCAAGTGGCAGGTGGTCAATCCGACCCGCTACTACGAGGCCACCGCCGGCGATGAGATGATGGCGATTCGCCTGATCCAGCCCCGCGTGGACGAGAGCCTGCGTAACGAGTTTGGCCGACTGAACCTTCAGGAAATCATCGCCGAGCGCCGTGATGACCTGATGATCGGTCCGACCGAAGAGCTCGACAACCTCATGCGTGAAGAGCTGGGCGTGGCGATACGCGACATTCGCATCAAGCGAATCGATCTGCCCGACGACGTTTCCGCGGCGGTTTTCCAGCGCATGCGCTCCGAGCGCGAGCGCGAGGCCCGCGAGTGGCGCGCTCAGGGCCAGGAAGAGGCGGAGCGTATTCGCGCCAACGCCGACCGCCGCCGTCAGGTACTGCTCGCTCAGGCCAACGAGCGCGCCGAAACCCTGCGCGGTGAAGGCGATGCGGAAGCCGCGGCGATCTTCTCCCAGGCGTACGGTCAGGACCAGGAGTTCTTCTCCTTCTGGCGCAGTCTGGACGCCTACCGCACGAGCTTCGCCGACGATGGCAACATGCTGGTGCTGGAGCCGGATAGCGACTTCTTCCGCTACCTGCGAAGCCCCGACCAGGACAATGGCGCAAGCCAAAACGCCGGTGCGGGCGACGAATAA
- the hflK gene encoding FtsH protease activity modulator HflK — translation MAWNEPGGGNQHDPWSGGGRRGGKDDRGPNGGSNGGNNGGNNGGNNNGGNNQGPPDLDEALKKFQQKLNGMLGGSGKKSGNGGGQSGGGKPRNSFALPGLLIVLALAIWAAMGFYLVDQSERGVVLRFGEYQGIVEPGLQWNPPLIDDVRMVNVTRVRSVSQTQSMLTRDENIVEVEISAQYQVSNPRDFVLNVRNPSLSIENALDSSLRHVVGGTDMIDILTSGREILGSSVASRLQTYLDAYGAGIRLQTINIESTSAPAPVIDAFDDVIRAREDRQRTINEGMAYANAIIPAAQGQAQRIVEQGQGYRESVVAEAQGQANRFTALVGEYRNAPEIMRERMYLDTLEEVYGNTPKVLLDVSDNAPLMYLPLDQLRSGSGGGNRAASTSNQNDEQIDPSVLETLRNTQGSSNSSSSNNGTIRREGR, via the coding sequence ATGGCCTGGAATGAGCCTGGTGGTGGCAACCAGCATGACCCCTGGAGTGGCGGTGGCCGACGCGGTGGCAAGGATGACCGTGGCCCGAACGGGGGAAGTAACGGCGGCAATAATGGGGGCAACAACGGCGGCAACAATAACGGCGGAAACAATCAGGGACCGCCGGATTTGGACGAGGCGCTGAAGAAGTTCCAACAAAAGCTCAACGGCATGCTCGGCGGTAGCGGCAAGAAAAGCGGCAACGGCGGCGGCCAAAGTGGCGGCGGCAAGCCGCGCAACTCCTTCGCGCTGCCGGGGCTGTTGATCGTACTTGCACTGGCGATTTGGGCGGCCATGGGGTTTTATCTCGTGGATCAGTCCGAGCGCGGCGTCGTGCTTCGCTTTGGTGAGTACCAGGGCATCGTCGAGCCGGGCCTGCAGTGGAACCCGCCCTTGATCGACGACGTGCGTATGGTCAACGTGACCCGCGTGCGTTCGGTATCGCAAACCCAGTCGATGTTGACCCGCGACGAGAACATCGTCGAGGTCGAGATATCCGCTCAGTATCAGGTCTCCAACCCGCGTGATTTCGTGCTCAACGTGCGTAACCCGTCGCTTTCGATCGAAAACGCGCTGGATTCCTCGCTGCGTCACGTCGTGGGCGGTACCGACATGATCGATATCCTGACCTCGGGCCGTGAGATTCTCGGCAGCTCCGTGGCTAGCCGCCTGCAAACCTATCTGGACGCCTACGGTGCCGGTATTCGTCTGCAGACCATCAACATCGAATCGACCTCCGCACCGGCGCCGGTCATCGACGCCTTCGACGATGTCATTCGTGCCCGCGAGGATCGCCAGCGTACGATCAACGAAGGCATGGCCTATGCCAACGCCATTATCCCGGCGGCTCAGGGTCAGGCGCAGCGTATCGTCGAGCAGGGCCAGGGCTACCGTGAATCCGTGGTCGCCGAAGCCCAGGGTCAGGCGAACCGCTTCACCGCACTGGTAGGCGAGTATCGGAATGCCCCCGAGATCATGCGTGAGCGTATGTATCTGGACACTCTCGAAGAGGTCTACGGCAACACGCCCAAGGTGCTTTTGGACGTCAGCGACAATGCGCCCTTGATGTACCTGCCGCTGGATCAGCTGCGTAGTGGCAGCGGCGGTGGCAACCGTGCCGCCAGCACCTCGAACCAGAACGATGAACAGATCGACCCGTCGGTGCTCGAAACCCTGCGCAACACTCAGGGCAGCAGCAACAGTTCGTCGTCTAACAATGGCACCATTCGCAGGGAGGGCCGCTAA
- the hflX gene encoding ribosome rescue GTPase HflX, translating into MFFERPDAGETAVLVHVDFYDEQAREDPGEFLELVRSAGAEPATLLTASRQRPDPRTFIGSGKLDELRALLAAHEAELVIFNHSLGPSQERNLEHELKCRVLDRTGLILDIFAQRARTHEGKLQVELAQLEYMSTRLVRGWTHLERQKGGIGLRGPGETQLETDRRLLRGRIKAIHKRLDKVRSQREQNRRARSRAEIHSVSLVGYTNAGKSTLFNVLTDAKVYAADQLFATLDPTLRRLEIDDVGPIVMADTVGFIRHLPHKLVEAFQATLQEAAEASLLIHVIDAADPDRELNVEQVDRVLKEIGADDVPVLKVMNKIDRFDSAPRIERDDSGRPEVVWLSAQNGQGLDLLHEALSQRLADDVIGFSLTLSPEQGKLRAGLHELNAVRKEAFDENGRSVLDVRLPRRDFNQLMAQLGERANTYLPESLQVTDEW; encoded by the coding sequence TTGTTTTTTGAACGCCCAGACGCCGGTGAAACGGCGGTGCTTGTTCACGTTGACTTTTACGATGAACAGGCCAGAGAAGACCCGGGTGAGTTCCTCGAGCTTGTACGCTCTGCCGGAGCCGAACCCGCGACACTGCTGACGGCCAGCCGGCAGCGCCCTGACCCGCGCACGTTCATCGGGTCGGGCAAGCTCGACGAACTAAGAGCCTTGCTCGCCGCCCACGAGGCGGAGCTTGTGATCTTCAATCACAGCCTGGGTCCCTCGCAAGAGCGTAACCTCGAGCACGAGCTCAAGTGCCGCGTGCTCGATCGCACCGGTTTGATTCTCGATATCTTCGCTCAACGAGCCCGTACCCACGAAGGTAAGCTGCAAGTCGAGCTTGCCCAGCTTGAATACATGTCCACGCGCCTGGTGCGCGGCTGGACCCACCTCGAGCGCCAGAAGGGCGGTATCGGTCTTCGCGGACCGGGTGAAACCCAGCTCGAAACCGACCGCCGCCTGCTGCGAGGTCGTATCAAGGCGATTCACAAGCGCCTTGACAAGGTGCGCAGCCAGCGCGAACAGAACCGCCGCGCGCGCTCTCGCGCCGAGATTCACAGCGTTTCGCTGGTCGGCTATACCAACGCCGGCAAGTCAACGCTTTTCAACGTGCTCACCGATGCTAAGGTGTACGCCGCCGATCAGCTTTTCGCCACGCTCGATCCCACCCTGCGCCGTTTGGAAATCGACGACGTCGGGCCGATCGTGATGGCCGATACCGTCGGCTTCATTCGTCATTTGCCGCACAAGCTGGTCGAGGCGTTTCAGGCAACGCTCCAGGAAGCCGCCGAAGCATCGCTTTTGATTCACGTGATCGATGCGGCGGATCCGGATCGCGAGCTCAACGTCGAGCAGGTGGACCGCGTGCTCAAGGAGATCGGCGCCGACGACGTGCCGGTGCTCAAGGTGATGAACAAGATCGACCGCTTCGACAGCGCCCCGCGCATCGAGCGCGACGATAGCGGGCGCCCGGAAGTGGTTTGGCTCTCCGCGCAAAATGGCCAGGGTCTCGATCTTTTGCACGAAGCGCTTTCACAGCGCCTGGCCGACGACGTCATCGGATTTTCGCTGACGCTCTCACCGGAGCAGGGTAAGCTTCGAGCGGGCCTTCACGAGCTCAACGCCGTGCGCAAAGAAGCGTTTGATGAGAACGGCCGCTCGGTGTTGGATGTTCGCCTGCCCAGGCGCGATTTCAATCAGCTAATGGCTCAGCTTGGTGAGCGTGCCAATACCTACTTGCCCGAGTCGCTACAAGTGACCGATGAGTGGTAG